A section of the Diabrotica virgifera virgifera chromosome 8, PGI_DIABVI_V3a genome encodes:
- the LOC126889504 gene encoding uncharacterized protein LOC126889504 — translation MDNLEEMEEIQENMEELYEVENVEQECTVEELLIACVMDRPPLWDSRLPIKVRSKTTRDKMWQEIYTVFGENPQYSIEFLSKKWRNLRDTYVRIRNDYTPSGSGAVKKKKWEYFDSLHFLKDTVNYKNTVSNVKPSCGGSSSLLNTKPSCSGSGSSSPKVNIIGSDSATSPHVPLLGGEESEPLVATPKRDKVEGAILDTIKRINEEPPPQPVTVNPICQRISELLQHMPQGPRTLLEIKLLEVAYDGAKSFLE, via the exons ATGGATAATCTTGAAGAAATGGAGGAGATCCAAGAAAATATGGAAGAGTTATATGAAGTTGAAAAT GTTGAACAGGAATGTACTGTGGAGGAGTTACTTATAGCTTGTGTAATGGATAGACCTCCTTTGTGGGACTCCAGACTCCCAATCAAAGTACGCTCCAAAACAACCCGGGATAAAATGTGGCAGGAGATCTACACAGTGTTTGGAGAAAATCCCCAATACTCCATCGAGTTCCTATCGAAGAAGTGGAGAAATCTTAGAGATACATATGTGAGGATCCGCAATGATTACACCCCCAGTGGATCAGGTgcagtaaagaaaaaaaaatgggaGTATTTTGATTCTCTCCACTTCCTCAAGGATACTGTGAACTATAAAAACACAGTTTCCAATGTCAAACCAAGTTGTGGTGGTAGTTCTTCATTATTAAATACAAAACCAAGCTGTAGTGGTAGTGGTAGTTCATCACCAAAAGTAAATATAATTGGGAGCGATAGTGCTACGTCACCACATGTGCCTCTTTTAGGTGGTGAAGAAAGCGAGCCCCTAGTAGCAACGCCAAAAAGAGATAAAGTCGAGGGGGCAATTCTCGATACCATTAAAAGAATTAATGAAGAACCACCACCACAACCAGTTACTGTGAATCCGATATGCCAACGCATATCGGAACTGTTACAGCATATGCCCCAAGGGCCTAGAACCCTGTTAGAAATTAAACTTTTAGAGGTGGCATATGATGGTGCGAAGTCATTTTTAGAATAG